The proteins below come from a single Miscanthus floridulus cultivar M001 chromosome 1, ASM1932011v1, whole genome shotgun sequence genomic window:
- the LOC136492156 gene encoding replication factor C subunit 5-like, whose translation METSSPSLASSPGATLSAVIAEDRRREARRRRQGAFGQGGLLPYLVPACGRPAGQIGGRPLHSELMIKLHRWGATFLPKGGGAAVAREHEARRRAPSPPPRPRPSMEPAAAAAAEAEAVPRHEAPAVSVPARRPLREREEPAAGSKAIAEADMSAGEGAGSSDRATPFATVAGGGGGTWLRVSPKTTVRSPSLQTDTSNESPRSLADSPALAAVADDKYMWADKYRPNLLNEFICNKTVADELYQLLVAHQCSHFIFEGPPAVGKRSMVLALIRDAFGPHDLRLKIEEQTKRFELKGEVRKHIDVRVKTSEHHVEVSLADLHGYEKYVITTLLNESIPSPNSACDHTNCRVIVIHDADKLSSDLQHYIGWFLGRYAGCNKIIFCGSDASNLEGIKHLCKVVTLQPPSFDEIIKVLEYIATQETIDLPRDLARRITVGARNNLRQAIRSFEATWKAYYPFIDGQVILTGWEEEISNVARNIMVEPSSKQLFAIRGKIRKLIEHDVSPHFIFSYLVAELKRDKDEDFQHSVDELVLDLDHVTNFKDCKLLKGQCKGNKSPEADLKTKNMNIEDFATEVHDHGETMQCFIKIEEFTVRFLSFYRTIVAKNSNRGSAQ comes from the exons ATGGAAACCTCGTCGCCTTCACTCGCCTCGTCGCCGGGAGCCACGCTCTCCGCCGTGATCGCTGAGGACCGCCGCCGGgaggcccgccgccgccgccagggggCCTTCGGACAGGGCGGTCTCCTCCCGTACCTCGTCCCGGCTTGCGGGCGTCCGGCCGGCCAGATAGGCGGCAGGCCGCTGCACTCTGAGCTCATGATAAAACTGCACCGCTGGGGCGCCACCTTCCTGCCCAAgggcggcggcgccgccgtcgCGCGCGAACACGAGGCGCGGCGCCGCGCGCCAAGCCCGCCACCACGGCCTAGACCGTCGATGGAACcggctgcagcggcggcggcggaggcggaggcggtgcCGCGCCACGAGGCGCCCGCCGTGAGTGTCCCCGCGAGGAGGCCtttgagggagagagaggagccgGCGGCGGGATCCAAAGCCATTGCCGAAGCGGACATGTCCGCCGGCGAGGGCGCGGGGAGCAGCGACCGGGCGACGCCGTTCGCTACCGTcgcgggaggaggtgggggaaccTGGCTCAGAGTTTCGCCCAAGACGACAGTGAGATCTCCGTCACTGCAGACGGACACGAGCAACGAGTCCCCTCGGTCCCTCGCCGACTCCCCCGCATTGGCCGCAGTGGCCGACGACAAGTACATGTGGGCGGACAAGTACCGGCCCAATCTCCTCAACGAGTTCATCTGCAACAAGaccgtcgccgacgagctctaccAGCTG CTTGTTGCACACCAGTGCAGCCATTTCATCTTTGAAGGTCCGCCGGCGGTTGGGAAGAGAAGCATGGTACTGGCACTTATAAGGGATGCTTTTGGCCCTCATGATCTCAGACTCAAG ATAGAGGAACAGACAAAGAGATTTGAGCTGAAG GGAGAAGTTAGAAAGCACATCGATGTCAGAGTGAAGACCTCCGAGCATCATGTGGAGGTGAGCTTGGCTGATTTACATGGCTATGAGAAGTACGTCATAACTACTTTGTTGAATGAATCCATCCCATCACCAAACTCAGCTTGTGACCATACTAACTGCAGAG TGATTGTTATCCATGATGCTGACAAGCTCTCGTCCGATCTTCAACATTATATCGGTTGGTTTTTGGGGAGGTATGCCGGGTGCAACAAAATCATTTTCTGCGGTTCTGATGCTTCTAATCTTGAAGGCATCAAACATCTCTGTAAGGTTGTGACTCTTCAGCCACCTTCCTTTGACGAG ATAATAAAGGTTCTGGAGTACATTGCAACGCAAGAGACCATTGATTTGCCTCGTGATCTTGCTAGGAGAATTACAGTTGGCGCAAGAAATAATCTCCGACAAGCAATACGCTCTTTTGAAGCTACTTGGAAGGCATA CTACCCGTTCATAGACGGTCAAGTTATTTTGACAGGATGGGAAGAGGAAATCTCTAATGTGGCCAGAAATATCATGGTGGAGCCAAGTTCAAAGCA ACTGTTTGCTATCCGGGGAAAGATCAGAAAATTGATTGAACATGATGTGTCACCTcatttcattttctct TACCTGGTAGCTGAACTGAAAAGGGACAAGGATGAAGACTTCCAACACAGTGTTGATGAACTGGTCTTGGACTTGGACCATGTAACCAAT TTTAAAGACTGCAAGCTTCTAAAAGGGCAGTGCAAAGGGAACAAATCACCGGAGGCAGATTTGAAAACGAAAAATATGAACATAGAAGATTTTGCCACGGAGGTTCATGACCATGGTGAAACCATGCAATGCTTCATAAAGATTGAAG AATTCACCGTGAGGTTCCTGAGCTTCTACAGAACTATAGTGGCAAAGAACTCGAATAGAGGCAGTGCTCAATGA